From a region of the Branchiostoma floridae strain S238N-H82 chromosome 13, Bfl_VNyyK, whole genome shotgun sequence genome:
- the LOC118429648 gene encoding cytochrome P450 2D3-like isoform X1, giving the protein MTPDVGLVSLPPADSGALTAALVLVLVSMLVALSRRRPRDFPPAPPGVRAWPLLGHLPALGPEPHRTLAAWTDSCGDVLGLRFGMSDVVVLNSLEAMREALVAQGDAFSSRPRMFMMDIFSDGGKGLVFRAFGKSLMEQRKFAMVVFRDILSRPRTESMMIREAQTLASTLAQKAGRPTRVHDNIGLSLLNVTCSLCFGRRFETSDPRFWGFVHSLDMFAKNAACCQLFNICPSLARVPKINTPAVRVQTGIREVKEFVRSETEGHKVKFDRENIRDIIDAFVLEMESRRRSGRDLGSFTEREMEQVIFDLFFTGAETSSTCLRWAVFLMAVYPDVQARIHRELDTVLGPDGEVTLDKRAALPFLDATISEVLRFRPAAPFMYRCATKDSKLRDYFIPADTQVLVNLWSIHMDPKHWQNPDQFNPDRFLNSEGTVKIPEAFKAFGLGRRLCFGEQMARMEMFLFFAILMQHFTFKLPEGAPVPNTIGVFALTLSPPPHELCIFKRH; this is encoded by the exons ATGACGCCAGACGTCGGTCTTGTCAGCCTCCCGCCGGCGGACAGCGGCGCGCTCACCGCCGCCCTGGTGCTGGTGCTGGTCTCGATGCTGGTCGCCCTGAGCCGGCGCAGGCCCCGGGACTTCCCCCCGGCTCCTCCCGGCGTGCGGGCCTGGCCGCTCCTCGGGCACCTGCCGGCCCTCGGCCCCGAGCCGCACCGGACACTCGCCGCCTGGACGGACAGCTGTGGCGACGTGCTCG GGCTGAGGTTCGGGATGAGTGACGTAGTGGTACTGAACAGCCTGGAGGCGATGCGGGAGGCCCTGGTTGCCCAGGGAGACGCCTTCTCCTCAAGACCCCGGATGTTCATGATGGACATCTTCTCGGACGGCGGGAAAG GACTGGTGTTCAGGGCTTTCGGGAAGAGCCTGATGGAGCAGCGGAAGTTTGCGATGGTGGTTTTTCGGGACATACTCTCAAGACCCCGCACGGAGTCCATGATGATCCGGGAGGCCCAAACTCTCGCCTCAACTCTCGCGCAGAAGGCGGGCCGACCCACGAGAGTCCACGATAACATCGGGTTATCCCTGCTGAACGTCACGTGTTCGCTGTGCTTCGGCAGGAGGTTCGAGACGAGCGATCCAAG GTTCTGGGGGTTCGTCCATTCGTTGGACATGTTCGCCAAAAACGCCGCCTGCTGTCAACTCTTCAACATCTGCCCCTCCCTCGCCAGGGTTCCCAAAATCAACACGCCGGCAGTCAGGGTTCAAACCGGCATCAGAGAG GTGAAGGAATTTGTCCGGTCGGAGACTGAAGGTcacaaggtcaagttcgacaGGGAGAACATCCGGGACATTATAGATGCCTTCGTTCTGGAGATGGAGTCGCGCAGGCGCAGTGGCCGGGATCTTGGCAGTTTCACCGAAAGGGAGATGGAGCAG GTTATATTTGACCTGTTCTTCACGGGAGCCGAGACCAGCTCGACGTGCCTGCGGTGGGCCGTGTTCCTCATGGCGGTGTACCCCGACGTCCAGGCCCGCATCCACCGCGAGCTCGACACGGTGCTGGGGCCAGACGGGGAGGTCACCCTGGACAAGCGCGCCGCACTGCCGTTCCTGGACGCCACCATTAGCGAG GTGCTGCGGTTCCGTCCGGCGGCGCCTTTCATGTACAGGTGTGCCACCAAGGACTCCAAGCTACGGGATTACTTCATACCTGCCGACACGCAG GTGTTGGTGAACCTGTGGTCTATTCACATGGACCCGAAGCACTGGCAGAATCCGGACCAGTTCAACCCGGACCGGTTTCTGAATTCGGAAGGGACCGTGAAAATTCCGGAAGCGTTCAAGGCATTCGGACTTG GCCGCCGACTGTGCTTTGGTGAACAGATGGCCCGAATGGAGATGTTCCTGTTCTTCGCTATCCTCATGCAGCACTTCACCTTcaagctgccagagggcgctccCGTACCGAACACGATTGGCGTGTTCGCTCTGACGCTCTCACCACCTCCTCACGAGCTCTGCATTTTCAAGCGACACTGA
- the LOC118429648 gene encoding cytochrome P450 2D3-like isoform X2 — MTPDVGLVSLPPADSGALTAALVLVLVSMLVALSRRRPRDFPPAPPGVRAWPLLGHLPALGPEPHRTLAAWTDSCGDVLGLRFGMSDVVVLNSLEAMREALVAQGDAFSSRPRMFMMDIFSDGGKGLVFRAFGKSLMEQRKFAMVVFRDILSRPRTESMMIREAQTLASTLAQKAGRPTRVHDNIGLSLLNVTCSLCFGRRFETSDPRFWGFVHSLDMFAKNAACCQLFNICPSLARVPKINTPAVRVQTGIREVKEFVRSETEGHKVKFDRENIRDIIDAFVLEMESRRRSGRDLGSFTEREMEQVIFDLFFTGAETSSTCLRWAVFLMAVYPDVQARIHRELDTVLGPDGEVTLDKRAALPFLDATISEVLRFRPAAPFMYRCATKDSKLRDYFIPADTQVLVNLWSIHMDPKHWQNPDQFNPDRFLNSEGTVKIPEAFKAFGLGRRLCFGEQMARMEMFLFFAILMQHFTFKLPEGAPVPNTIGVFALTLSPPPHELCIFKRH, encoded by the exons ATGACGCCAGACGTCGGTCTTGTCAGCCTCCCGCCGGCGGACAGCGGCGCGCTCACCGCCGCCCTGGTGCTGGTGCTGGTCTCGATGCTGGTCGCCCTGAGCCGGCGCAGGCCCCGGGACTTCCCCCCGGCTCCTCCCGGCGTGCGGGCCTGGCCGCTCCTCGGGCACCTGCCGGCCCTCGGCCCCGAGCCGCACCGGACACTCGCCGCCTGGACGGACAGCTGTGGCGACGTGCTCG GGCTGAGGTTCGGGATGAGTGACGTAGTGGTACTGAACAGCCTGGAGGCGATGCGGGAGGCCCTGGTTGCCCAGGGAGACGCCTTCTCCTCAAGACCCCGGATGTTCATGATGGACATCTTCTCGGACGGCGGGAAAG GACTGGTGTTCAGGGCTTTCGGGAAGAGCCTGATGGAGCAGCGGAAGTTTGCGATGGTGGTTTTTCGGGACATACTCTCAAGACCCCGCACGGAGTCCATGATGATCCGGGAGGCCCAAACTCTCGCCTCAACTCTCGCGCAGAAGGCGGGCCGACCCACGAGAGTCCACGATAACATCGGGTTATCCCTGCTGAACGTCACGTGTTCGCTGTGCTTCGGCAGGAGGTTCGAGACGAGCGATCCAAG GTTCTGGGGGTTCGTCCATTCGTTGGACATGTTCGCCAAAAACGCCGCCTGCTGTCAACTCTTCAACATCTGCCCCTCCCTCGCCAGGGTTCCCAAAATCAACACGCCGGCAGTCAGGGTTCAAACCGGCATCAGAGAG GTGAAGGAATTTGTCCGGTCGGAGACTGAAGGTcacaaggtcaagttcgacaGGGAGAACATCCGGGACATTATAGATGCCTTCGTTCTGGAGATGGAGTCGCGCAGGCGCAGTGGCCGGGATCTTGGCAGTTTCACCGAAAGGGAGATGGAGCAG GTGATATTTGACCTGTTCTTCACGGGAGCAGAGACCAGCTCGACGTGCCTGCGGTGGGCGGTGTTCCTCATGGCGGTGTACCCTGACGTCCAG GCCCGCATCCACCGCGAGCTCGACACGGTGCTGGGGCCAGACGGGGAGGTCACCCTGGACAAGCGCGCCGCACTGCCGTTCCTGGACGCCACCATTAGCGAG GTGCTGCGGTTCCGTCCGGCGGCGCCTTTCATGTACAGGTGTGCCACCAAGGACTCCAAGCTACGGGATTACTTCATACCTGCCGACACGCAG GTGTTGGTGAACCTGTGGTCTATTCACATGGACCCGAAGCACTGGCAGAATCCGGACCAGTTCAACCCGGACCGGTTTCTGAATTCGGAAGGGACCGTGAAAATTCCGGAAGCGTTCAAGGCATTCGGACTTG GCCGCCGACTGTGCTTTGGTGAACAGATGGCCCGAATGGAGATGTTCCTGTTCTTCGCTATCCTCATGCAGCACTTCACCTTcaagctgccagagggcgctccCGTACCGAACACGATTGGCGTGTTCGCTCTGACGCTCTCACCACCTCCTCACGAGCTCTGCATTTTCAAGCGACACTGA